One stretch of Archocentrus centrarchus isolate MPI-CPG fArcCen1 chromosome 5, fArcCen1, whole genome shotgun sequence DNA includes these proteins:
- the ap5b1 gene encoding LOW QUALITY PROTEIN: AP-5 complex subunit beta-1 (The sequence of the model RefSeq protein was modified relative to this genomic sequence to represent the inferred CDS: inserted 4 bases in 3 codons) yields MAANWVERISAFSRSPSGFLSGTTAEAFLAELLRELRDDRATYSVKVLLLSPLCEHPTLLCCSDSVGEETALELMSVFAQCPPKSVQFRCHLLLALTSILICTKCAKSRSCASLDFLDVLLQIAQDTSDIHGDGSQRPVRATACDCLRELEACCPGLLSHRLELLAGLRQQETSRLHQAYTGLHALVLRNAVYQLTQETGAGPEHLKALLGGNVSAAWEADQESGLTNSKHSAILSSLILGPMGTVPTLHTGPDCKELRSLLSSLLDESYLLTPLCQAALLHRLTEVVAMVPGVPPAIFRTHLLRLLGTSEVCLLHATLLLKGAFTDSLFSSEDEAFILKRLVVLSQHPLLNTPEKLFYMDCILHFPENRPISCGDGDETLPVLLTPRLASALVPTLFNDGATLLARFNLLSLVYLEEGEEGEDGQGLAYLYEHLTSLLCIVENRGGREHVVTFFRAAFLFLYYFCHVERYSTALTKQLCQLYLHHIKLAPHLINLADQTQDRLSESNWSVGLLKALQGVITEAPLTQLTSQDLSQHLKMLARVAEEGDILQHHLNFLSSIITLLSSLCANGDWRLGNYILGVCRRLLIHPSLDSLLTPLADVLQLLVCHYGDMEIQDHARLYYTLLTTLSKRSWLGCWHRVEEGRRQVKKQSLSCLMDEGLTSMLTIQQTDKAVFRLTEAPPEPRGGDVNPNEAEKGPDEASATVEAYRDQFSDSSFASEITLRYGLIHVSAHDALFDQLFSIRLHFSLTDHHYEELGDISVPCLFRERPSPIVHLRLKPKQPYPTXLHASAIFTTQDGRTWHTTLPDIHVAFQQTFLPLSVPSSWGRGGTLRVFEGLWDEMCAEXGDSAVSLFCCQLTDAALNTLVEKHFLSFLVSDLSLKEEFRVLFVLPPRSHILLKVSSEEDAVHFNIATDNWELLPYISSYLLTITXSQEDTLSSL; encoded by the exons ATGGCGGCGAACTGGGTCGAGAGGATTTCTGCTTTCTCCCGCAGTCCGTCCGGCTTCCTCTCCGGGACCACCGCGGAGGCTTTCCTGGCGGAGCTGCTCCGGGAGCTCCGCGATGACAGAGCCACTTACAGCGTCAAG GTCCTCCTGCTGTCCCCGCTGTGTGAGCACCCAACCCTGCTGTGTTGCTCAGACTCTGTGGGTGAGGAGACGGCCCTGGAGCTCATGTCAGTGTTTGCCCAGTGTCCTCCCAAGTCTGTCCAGTTTCGTTGCCACCTCCTCCTGGCCCTGACCTCCATTCTCATCTGCACTAAGTGTGCGAAGAGCCGCTCCTGTGCATCTCTGGACTTTCTGGATGTGCTGCTTCAAATAGCCCAGGACACCAGTGACATCCACGGCGATGGTAGCCAGCGTCCTGTCCGTGCCACAGCCTGCGACTGCCTGCGAGAACTGGAGGCCTGCTGTCCCGGCCTCCTCTCCCACCGCCTGGAGCTCTTGGCTGGGCTCCGGCAGCAGGAAACATCCAGGCTCCACCAGGCCTATACGGGGCTTCACGCTCTGGTGTTAAGAAACGCTGTCTATCAGCTCACCCAAGAAACAGGAGCTGGTCCTGAGCACCTTAAAGCTCTCCTCGGAGGAAATGTATCAGCTGCATGGGAGGCAGACCAGGAGTCAGGCCTGACAAACAGCAAACACTCAGCCATACTGTCTTCTCTCATCCTGGGACCCATGGGTACAGTGCCCACTCTGCACACCGGACCTGACTGTAAGGAGCTGCGATCACTTCTTTCCTCCCTGCTGGATGAATCTTACCTCCTCACGCCTCTGTGTCAGGCTGCACTGTTACATAGACTGACAGAGGTGGTTGCTATGGTGCCTGGAGTCCCTCCAGCTATATTCAGGACTCACCTGCTGCGGCTGCTGGGCACTAGTGAG GTGTGCCTCCTTCACGCCACTCTGCTGCTGAAGGGTGCCTTCACAGACAGCCTGTTCAGCTCCGAAGACGAAGCCTTCATCCTCAAACGGCTGGTGGTGCTCTCCCAGCACCCGCTCCTGAACACACCTGAGAAACTCTTTTACATGGACTGCATCCTGCACTTCCCGGAGAACCGGCCCATCAGCTGCGGTGACGGCGACGAGACTCTCCCTGTGCTGCTGACTCCGCGGCTTGCTTCGGCTCTGGTGCCCACTCTGTTCAATGACGGCGCCACCCTGCTTGCCCGGTTCAACCTGCTATCCCTGGTGTACCTGGAGgaaggggaggagggggaggacgGCCAGGGGCTGGCCTACCTCTACGAGCACCTCACCTCACTGCTGTGCATTGTGGAGAACAGAGGCGGCAGAGAGCACGTCGTCACTTTCTTCAGAGCGGccttcctttttttgtattacttCTGCCATGTGGAGCGCTACTCCACCGCTTTGACCAAGCAGCTGTGTCAGCTCTACCTCCACCATATCAAGCTGGCTCCACACCTCATCAACCTGGCTGACCAGACCCAGGACAGACTGTCTGAATCTAACTGGTCTGTGGGGCTCCTCAAAGCTCTGCAAGGGGTCATTACCGAGGCCCCGCTCACCCAGCTCACCTCGCAGGACCTCAGCCAGCACCTCAAAATGCTGGCCCGCGTGGCAGAAGAAGGAGACATCCTCCAACATCACCTCAACTTCCTCTCCAGCATCATCACGCTCCTCTCCTCATTGTGCGCAAATGGTGATTGGCGTCTGGGAAATTACATCCTTGGAGTCTGCCGCCGCCTGCTCATCCACCCGAGTCTGGACTCACTGCTCACACCGCTGGCTGACGTCCTGCAGCTCCTCGTTTGTCACTATGGAGACATGGAGATCCAGGACCACGCCCGTCTTTACTACACCCTCCTGACCACGCTGTCAAAGAGAAGCTGGCTGGGGTGTTGGCACAGGGTGGAAGAGGGAAGGCGTCAGGTCAAGAAGCAGTCGCTCTCTTGCCTCATGGATGAGGGACTGACGAGCATGTTGACCATTCAGCAGACAGATAAAGCAGTATTCAGGCTGACGGAGGCGCCTCCTGAGCCACGAGGAGGAGATGTAAATCCAAATGAAGCAGAGAAAGGCCCAGATGAGGCGAGTGCAACAGTGGAGGCCTACAGAGATCAATTCAGTGACTCCAGCTTTGCTTCAGAAATCACCTTAAGGTACGGGCTGATCCACGTCAGCGCTCACGACGCCCTCTTTGATCAACTCTTCAGCATCCGCCTCCACTTCAGCCTCACAGACCATCACTACGAGGAGCTGGGCGACATCAGCGTCCCGTGTCTTTTCAGAGAGAGACCGTCGCCCATAGTTCACCTCAGACTGAAGCCCAAGCAGCCTTACCCCA ACCTCCACGCCAGCGCCATCTTCACCACCCAGGATGGGCGTACGTGGCACACCACCCTGCCCGACATCCACGTGGCTTTCCAGCAGACATTTCTGCCTCTGTCTGTCCCCTCGAGCTGGGGACGAGGTGGCACACTAAGGGTGTTTGAGGGATTATGGGACGAAATGTGCGCAG AGGGAGACAGTGCTGTAAGCCTATTCTGCTGCCAGCTGACGGACGCAGCTCTGAATACACTGGTGGAAAAGCACTTCCTTTCCTTCCTCGTATCAGACCTGTCACTTAAAGAAGAGTTCAGAGTGCTTTTCGTCCTCCCACCACGCTCTCACATCCTGTTGAAGGTCAGCTCGGAGGAGGACGCCGTGCACTTCAACATTGCCACTGATAACTGGGAGCTTCTGCCTTACATTAGTTCTTACCTACTGACAATCAC TTCACAGGAAGACACTCTCAGCTCACTGTGA
- the LOC115779775 gene encoding uncharacterized protein C1orf50 homolog isoform X2 → MDRTVSLPNQPDKTTTVTLVENSSAPSGLELVSSYQTNRVGDPMDLVALAEQVQKTLEEAKRDAELHHAACNIVKKPGNMYYLYQRPSGQKYFSIISPKMQLEIPPTFSTRIRCKAAP, encoded by the exons ATGGACAGGACGGTCAGCCTGCCTAACCAGCCCGACAAAACCACCACAG tgaCTCTGGTTGAGAACAGCAGTGCCCCCAGTGGGCTGGAACTAGTTAGTTCCTACCAGACCAACAGAGTGGGTGACCCCATGGATCTGGTGGCCCTGGCAGAGCAAGTCCAGAAG ACTTTGGAAGAAGCAAAAAGAGACGCTGAGCTGCACCacgctgcctgtaacattgtgaAAAAGCCAGGCAACATGTACTACCTCTATCAGAGGCCATCTGGACAGAAATACTTCTCCATCATCTCTCCTAAG ATGCAGCTGGAGATCCCACCAACATTCAGTACAAGGATCAGATGTAAAGCTGCACCATGA
- the LOC115779775 gene encoding uncharacterized protein C1orf50 homolog isoform X1, giving the protein MDRTVSLPNQPDKTTTVTLVENSSAPSGLELVSSYQTNRVGDPMDLVALAEQVQKGDEFVKANACNKLTVIADQIRYLQEQARKTLEEAKRDAELHHAACNIVKKPGNMYYLYQRPSGQKYFSIISPKMQLEIPPTFSTRIRCKAAP; this is encoded by the exons ATGGACAGGACGGTCAGCCTGCCTAACCAGCCCGACAAAACCACCACAG tgaCTCTGGTTGAGAACAGCAGTGCCCCCAGTGGGCTGGAACTAGTTAGTTCCTACCAGACCAACAGAGTGGGTGACCCCATGGATCTGGTGGCCCTGGCAGAGCAAGTCCAGAAG ggAGATGAGTTTGTAAAAGCCAATGCCTGCAACAAACTGACAGTCATTGCAGACCAGATTAGATACCTGCAAGAGCAGGCTAGAAAG ACTTTGGAAGAAGCAAAAAGAGACGCTGAGCTGCACCacgctgcctgtaacattgtgaAAAAGCCAGGCAACATGTACTACCTCTATCAGAGGCCATCTGGACAGAAATACTTCTCCATCATCTCTCCTAAG ATGCAGCTGGAGATCCCACCAACATTCAGTACAAGGATCAGATGTAAAGCTGCACCATGA
- the LOC115779771 gene encoding LOW QUALITY PROTEIN: kinetochore protein Nuf2-like (The sequence of the model RefSeq protein was modified relative to this genomic sequence to represent the inferred CDS: inserted 2 bases in 2 codons), which translates to MSENTFPVYSVDAIVNFYRTEVLTGQEAKHFTKSDLTPHIKPEAVQTLYMRVLHXLYRFRPECHSMVPFLENIQYPAYHEGATAIMXVYTRMRQFLPMCLVYDFSLSDLLAPKKQKTLNILSGIMNFLHFRKQRIQVVLDKQAKFRTDMDRLQAYMKGNKEAEKKIEILTTIPPEQQAEADELAAALSELQATTMHEYQEVNARNDSIAEWKATIAEKTQKLAQVKLDISNLKEDLSKLKSQIVESPEELKSQMEKMRENVKNIKNSIEETDERVVELQNMVQSVTHTEAEIQQMYGLLQDLESSMNNTKQRQEEHQELMAQYEKKQKELKNLCIEEGQLKRALGMKQDKECKQNIRRQKKREMKEQHVQEVLGQCNQIHQKREEMADKIQEISAETQKLKASIKSLRDVCSKETEKAQALYDTLSMSMDEMHKRFERHTTDLKLNITKMSANF; encoded by the exons ATGTCTGAGAATACGTTTCCCGTGTATTCAGTGGATGCGATAGTGAACTTTTATCGAACTGAAGTTCTCACTGGTCAAGAAGCAAAACACTTCACAAAGAGCGACTTGACTCCTCACATCAAG CCAGAAGCAGTTCAGACCTTATACATGAGAGTTTTGC CTCTGTATCGTTTCAGGCCTGAGTGTCATTCCATG GTTCCATTTCTGGAGAACATTCAGTATCCAGCCTATCACGAAGGGGCCACGGCTATCA GTGTCTACACACGCAT GCGGCAGTTCCTGCCTATGTGCTTGGTGTATGATTTTTCACTCAGTGATCTGCTGGCTCCAA aaaaacagaagacaCTAAACATTCTGAGTGGCATCATGAACTTTCTCCACTTCAGAAAGCAGAGGATACAGGTCGTCCTGGACAAGCAGGCTAAATTT cggACAGACATGGACAGACTGCAGGCTTATATGAAAGGCAACAaggaagcagagaagaagaTAGAGATTCTGAC GACCATCCCACCAGAGCAGCAGGCTGAGGCGGATGAGCTGGCAGCAGCTCTCTCTGAACTACAGGCCACCACCATGCATGAATACCAGGAAGTG aatgCCAGAAACGACAGCATCGCAGAGTGGAAAGCCACAATAGCAGAGAAGACCCAGAAACTG GCCCAGGTGAAGCTGGACATCAGCAACCTGAAGGAAGACCTCAGCAAACTGAAGTCTCAGATCGTGGAATCTCCAGAGGAACTGAAGAGCCAGATGGAGAAGATGAGGGAGAATGTGAAGAACATCAAAAACTCCATC GAAGAAACAGACGAGCGTGTGGTGGAGCTGCAGAACATGGTGCAGAGCGTGACTCACACTGAGGCTGAGATCCAGCAGATGTATGGCCTACTGCAGGACCTGGAGAGCAGCATGAACAACACCAAGCAGCGGCAGGAAGAG CACCAGGAGCTGATGGCCCAGTATGAGAAGAAGCAGAAGGAGCTGAAAAACCTGTGCATCGAGGAAGGACAGCTGAAGCGAGCTCTGGGCATGAAACAGGATAAGGAGTGCAAACAGAACATCCGCAggcagaagaagagagagatgaagGAGCAGCACGTTCAAGAAGTGCTGGG GCAGTGTAACCAAATTCATCAGAAGCGTGAGGAGATGGCCGACAAAATCCAAGAGATCTCCGCTGAGACGCAGAAGCTGAAGGCGAGCATTAAGAGCCTGAGAGACGTATGCAGCAAAGAGACGGAGAAGGCTCAG GCTCTTTATGACACGCTGTCCATGTCCATGGATGAGATGCACAAGAGGTTTGAGAGGCATACCACGGATTTGAAACTGAATATCACCAAGATGTCTGCAAACTTCTAA
- the LOC115779769 gene encoding LOW QUALITY PROTEIN: AP-5 complex subunit beta-1-like (The sequence of the model RefSeq protein was modified relative to this genomic sequence to represent the inferred CDS: inserted 12 bases in 11 codons; deleted 19 bases in 16 codons) has product MAANWVERISAFSRSPSGFLSGTTAEAFLAELLRELRDDRATYSVKVNAVTCPLLSPLCEHPTLLCCSDSVGEETALELMSVFAQCPPKSVQFRCHLLLALTSILICTKCAKSRSCASLDFLCAVLQIAQDTSDIHGDGSQRPVRATACDCLRELEACCPGLLSHRLELLXGLRQQETSRLHQAYTGLHALVLXNAVYQLTQETGAXPEHLKALLGGNVSAAWEADQESGLTNSKHSAILSSLILGPWVRDLPTLHTGPDCKELRSLLSSLXDESYLLTPLCQAALLHRLTEVVAMVPGVPPAIFRTHLXRLLGTSEVSLLHATLLLKGAFTDSLFSSEDEAFILKRLVVLPPITPLLNTPEKLFYMDCILPLPGENRPISCGDGDETLPVLLTPRLASALVTTLFNDGATPACPFNLLSLVYLEEGEEGEXGQGLAYLYEHLTSLLCIVETEXGREHVVTFFRAAFXFLYYFCHVERYSTXLTKQLCQLYPSHIKLAPHLINLADQTQDRLSESNWSVGLLKALQRVITEAPLTQLTSQDLSQHLKMLARVAEEGEILQHSTLNFLSSIITPSSSSLCANXDWRLGITILGVCRRLLIHPSLDSLLTANPLADVCSIVCHYXDMEIQDHARLYYNLLTTLSKEKLAGVLAQGVEEGRRQVKKQSLSCLMDEGLTSMLTIQQTDKAVFRLTEAPLSQRGGDVNPNEAEKGPDEASATVEAYRDQFSDSSFASEITLRYGLIHVSAHDALFDQLFSIRLHFSLTDHHYESWATISVPCLFRERPSPIVHLRLKPKQPYPTTLHASAIFTTQDGRTWHTTLPDIHVAFQQTFLPLSVPSSWGRGGTLRVFEGLWDEMCAESGDSAVSLFCCQLTDAALNTLVEKHFLSFLVSDLSLKEEFRVLFVLPPRSHILLKVSSEEDAVHFNIATDNWELLPYISSYLLTITSSQEDTLSSL; this is encoded by the exons ATGGCGGCGAACTGGGTCGAGAGGATTTCTGCTTTC TCCCGCAGTCCGTCCGGCTTCCTCTCCGGGACCACCGCGGAGGCTTTCCTGGCGGAGCTGCTCCGGGAGCTCCGCGATGACAGAGCCACTTACAGCGTCAAGGTAAACGCAGTGACAT GTCCTCTGCTGTCCCCGCTGTGTGAGCACCCAACCCTGCTGTGTTGCTCAGACTCTGTGGGTGAGGAGACGGCCCTGGAGCTCATGTCAGTGTTTGCCCAGTGTCCTCCCAAGTCTGTCCAGTTTCGTTGCCACCTCCTCCTGGCCCTGACCTCCATTCTCATCTGCACTAAGTGTGCGAAGAGCCGCTCCTGTGCATCTCTGGACTTTCTG TGTGCTGTGCTTCAAATAGCCCAGGACACCAGTGACATCCACGGCGATGGTAGCCAGCGTCCTGTCCGTGCCACAGCCTGCGACTGCCTGCGAGAACTGGAGGCCTGCTGTCCCGGCCTCCTCTCCCACCGCCTGGAGCTCT CTGGGCTCCGGCAGCAGGAAACATCCAGGCTCCACCAGGCCTATACGGGGCTTCACGCTCTGGTGTT AAACGCTGTCTATCAGCTCACCCAAGAAACAGGAG GTCCTGAGCACCTTAAAGCTCTCCTCGGAGGAAATGTATCAGCTGCATGGGAGGCAGACCAGGAGTCAGGCCTGACAAACAGCAAACACTCAGCCATATTGTCTTCTCTCATCCTGGGACCCTGGGTACGTGACTTGCCCACTCTGCACACCGGACCTGACTGTAAGGAGCTGCGATCACTTCTTTCCTCCC CTGATGAATCTTACCTCCTCACGCCT CTGTGTCAGGCTGCACTGTTACATAGACTGACAGAGGTGGTTGCTATGGTGCCTGGAGTCCCTCCAGCTATATTCAGGACTCACC CGCGGCTGCTGGGCACTAGTGAGGTTT CCCTCCTTCACGCCACTCTGCTGCTGAAGGGTGCCTTCACAGACAGCCTGTTCAGCTCCGAAGACGAAGCCTTCATCCTCAAACGGCTGGTGGTGCTCCCTCCCATCACCCCGCTCCTGAACACA CCTGAGAAACTCTTTTACATGGACTGC ATCCTGCCACTTCCCGGAGAAAACCGGCCCATCAGCTGCGGTGACGGCGACGAGACTCTCCCTGTGCTGCTGACTCCGCGGCTTGCTTCGGCTCTGGTG ACCACTCTGTTCAATGACGGCGCCACCCCTGCTTGCCCGTTCAACCTGCTATCC CTGGTGTACCTGGAGgaaggggaggaggggg acGGCCAGGGGCTGGCCTACCTCTACGAGCACCTCACCTCACTGCTGTGCATTGTGGAAACAG GCGGCAGAGAGCACGTCGTCACTTTCTTCAGAGCGGCCT CTTTTTTGTATTACTTCTGCCATGTGGAGCGCTACTCCA GCTTGACCAAGCAGCTGTGTCAGCTCTACCCCTCC CATATCAAGCTGGCTCCACACCTCATCAACCTGGCTGACCAGACCCAGGACAGACTGTCC GAATCTAACTGGTCTGTGGGGCTCCTCAAAGCTCTGCAAAGGGTCATTACC GAGGCCCCGCTCACCCAGCTCACCTCGCAGGACCTCAGCCAG CACCTCAAAATGCTGGCCCGCGTGGCAGAAGAAGGAGAA ATCCTCCAACATAGCACCCTCAACTTCCTCTCCAGCATCATCAcgccctcctcttcctcattgtGCGCAA GTGATTGGCGTCTGGGAATTACAATCCTTGGAGTCTGCCGCCGCCTGCTCATC CACCCGAGTCTGGACTCACTGCTCACAGCTAATCCGCTGGCTGACGTCTGCAGC ATCGTTTGTCACT GAGACATGGAGATCCAGGACCACGCCCGTCTTTACTAC AACCTCCTGACCACGCTGTCAAAGGAGAAGCTGGCTGGGGTGTTGGCACAGGGTGTGGAAGAGGGAAGGCGTCAG GTCAAGAAGCAGTCGCTCTCTTGCCTCATGGATGAGGGACTGACGAGCATGTTGACCATTCAGCAGACAGATAAAGCAGTATTCAGGCTGACGGAGGCGCCTCTGAGCCAGCGAGGAGGAGATGTAAATCCAAATGAAGCAGAGAAAGGCCCAGATGAGGCGAGTGCAACAGTGGAGGCCTACAGAGATCAATTCAGTGACTCCAGCTTTGCTTCAGAAATCACCTTAAGGTACGGGCTGATCCACGTCAGCGCTCACGACGCCCTCTTTGATCAACTCTTCAGCATCCGCCTCCACTTCAGCCTCACAGACCATCACTACGAGAGCTGGGCGACAATCAGCGTCCCGTGTCTTTTCAGAGAGAGACCGTCGCCCATAGTTCACCTCAGACTGAAGCCCAAGCAGCCTTACCCCACCACCCTCCACGCCAGCGCCATCTTCACCACCCAGGATGGGCGTACGTGGCACACCACCCTGCCCGACATCCACGTGGCTTTCCAGCAGACATTTCTGCCTCTGTCTGTCCCCTCGAGCTGGGGACGAGGTGGCACACTAAGGGTGTTTGAGGGATTATGGGACGAAATGTGCGCAGAGAGCGGAGACAGTGCTGTAAGCCTATTCTGCTGCCAGCTGACGGACGCAGCTCTGAATACACTGGTGGAAAAGCACTTCCTTTCCTTCCTCGTATCAGACCTGTCACTTAAAGAAGAGTTCAGAGTGCTTTTCGTCCTCCCACCACGCTCTCACATCCTGTTGAAGGTCAGCTCGGAGGAGGACGCCGTGCACTTCAACATTGCCACTGATAACTGGGAGCTTCTGCCTTACATTAGTTCTTACCTACTGACAATCACATCTTCACAGGAAGACACTCTCAGCTCACTGTGA
- the c5h1orf50 gene encoding LOW QUALITY PROTEIN: uncharacterized protein C1orf50 homolog (The sequence of the model RefSeq protein was modified relative to this genomic sequence to represent the inferred CDS: inserted 2 bases in 2 codons; deleted 1 base in 1 codon; substituted 1 base at 1 genomic stop codon) — MDRTVSLPNQPDXTTTVTLVENSSAPSGLELVSSYQTNRVGDPWIWWALAEQVQKGDEFVKANACNXLTVIADQIRYLQSRLERXELEAKRDAELHHAACNIVKKPGNMYYLYQRPSGQNTFSIISPKEWGPSCPHPFLGAFKLQHDMSWTPLDEVEKRDAEIAIMDKLVSQQTALPSYTGLNFKGLTE; from the exons ATGGACAGGACGGTCAGCCTGCCTAACCAGCCCG AAACCACCACAG tgaCTCTGGTTGAGAACAGCAGTGCCCCCAGTGGGCTGGAACTAGTTAGTTCCTACCAGACCAACAGAGTGGGTGACCCATGGATCTGGTGGGCCCTGGCAGAGCAAGTCCAGAAG ggAGATGAGTTTGTAAAAGCCAATGCCTGCA AACTGACAGTCATTGCAGACCAGATTAGATACCTGCAGAGCAGGCTAGAAAGGTAAGAGTT AGAAGCAAAAAGAGACGCTGAGCTGCACCacgctgcctgtaacattgtgaAAAAGCCAGGCAACATGTACTACCTCTATCAGAGGCCATCTGGACAGAATACTTTCTCCATCATCTCTCCTAAG GAATGGGGCCCAAGCTGTCCTCACCCATTTCTTGGTGCATTCAAACTTCAACACGACATGTCG TGGACCCCCTTAGATGAGGTGGAGAAAAGGGATGCAGAGATAGCCATCATGGACAAACTCGTCAGCCAGCAGACTGCCTTACCATCGTACACAGGGCTGAACTTCAAAGGCCTCACCGAATAA